GCCACCCCAGAGATCCGGGCAGATCTGCCGGATCTACCCTGGGCGGAGATCGTCGGACTCCGCCGTTCGCTGCCGAGCGAGTCATTCACGGCTACGACCGGGTCGACTTCGACATCGTCTGGGAGGTCATCGTGAGCGACCTCCCGCCGATGATCGAAGCGATCGACCGTTACCTCAATCTGGACTCGGAGCGCGAATGATCGCCGCTTTCGCAGAGCTCGAAATGGTCGTCCTGCGACGAGACCTCCCGGGAGCGAAGCTCGAAGCCGGGGACGTCGGAACGGTCGTCCTGGCACATGCCGGGGGCGCCGGCTTCGAAGTCGAATTCGCCACCCTCGCCGGCGAGACGATCGCCGTCGTCACCGTGCCCGCCGAAGATCTCCGCGCGATCGCCCCCGACGAGATCGCGCACGTTCGCCGCGTCGCATGAAGGCGTCGTTCCGCTCGCTGCCAAACAAGGAGGCCTGAGATGGAACGTGTGACTTCGGTGCGAGCGCTCCCAACCTACCGCCTCGAAATCGAGTTCTCCGACGGCGTCCGCGGAGTCCTCGACTACGAGGACCGGCTCTTCGGCCCGATGATGGAGCCCCTGCGCGACCCGGCCCGCTTCGCTCATGCCTCCGACACCGGCATCGACGAGTGGAGCGTCATCTGCTGGCCGAACGGCGCCGACCTCGCCCCCGACGCCATCTACGACCGCCTCAAAGCCGGAGCCGCTGGCGCCCGCTGAGGCCACGCCGAAGTAGCTCCGATCAAGCCGCCCCCGCAGCTGGGGACATGCTGAAGCCCGCCACAACCTCGCGGCGGCTCGATCCAATCTGCCGGGCTGGGGCGTGTCCCCGGCGTACCTCCAGCGCCAGATCCAGGCGCCAGATTCCGTCCTCGGTACACGATAACAGTGCACACTGTCCTAGTGTAGGATACGGAAGTGGAATAGGAGTCCGTCCATGAAGAACATCACCTTGAGCGCCGAAGAGCACCTGATCGAGGCCGCGCGGGCGCGCGCACAGGCGGAGAACACGACGCTCAACGAGCAGTTCCGGCGGTGGTTGGCCGACTATGCGCAGCGCCGCCATCGTGCCGCGGCCGCCATGCAGGTCATCGCCGAGCTCCGCGGGACGCTGCGCACCGGGGGGCGTAAGTTCAGCCGCGACGAGATGAATGAACGCTGACTTCCTCGACTCGAACATCCTCGTCTACCTCTTCGACGAGACCGACCCGCGCAAGCAGACGATCGCCGCCGGGCTCGTCGAGAAAGGTCTCGAGTCGGGAAGCGCGTGCATCAGCTTTCAGGTCGTCCAGGAAACGCTGAACGTCCTGACGCGCAAGCTCGCGCAGCCGGCCACGCCGGCGCAGGCGGAGCGGCTGATGGACGAGGTCCTCCTGCCGCTCTGGCGCGGCGCGCCGAGCCCGGCCTTCTACCGCCGCGGCCTCGAGCTCCAGGAGCGCTACAGCCTCTCGTTCTACGACGCCCTGAATGTCGCCGCCGCCCTCGAAGCCGGCTGCACCCGCCTCCTCAGCGAGAATCTTCAGCACGGCCTGCGGATCGAACGCTTGACGGTCGAGAACCCCTTCAAGAGCTGAAAAGCGCCCTCCGCGCCCCGCCGCCGGGGACAGCCAATCGCCCCGCCGCCCCCCGC
This genomic interval from Thermoanaerobaculia bacterium contains the following:
- a CDS encoding DUF4926 domain-containing protein codes for the protein MIAAFAELEMVVLRRDLPGAKLEAGDVGTVVLAHAGGAGFEVEFATLAGETIAVVTVPAEDLRAIAPDEIAHVRRVA
- a CDS encoding DUF2442 domain-containing protein; this translates as MERVTSVRALPTYRLEIEFSDGVRGVLDYEDRLFGPMMEPLRDPARFAHASDTGIDEWSVICWPNGADLAPDAIYDRLKAGAAGAR
- a CDS encoding PIN domain-containing protein; translation: MNADFLDSNILVYLFDETDPRKQTIAAGLVEKGLESGSACISFQVVQETLNVLTRKLAQPATPAQAERLMDEVLLPLWRGAPSPAFYRRGLELQERYSLSFYDALNVAAALEAGCTRLLSENLQHGLRIERLTVENPFKS